In Danaus plexippus chromosome 17, MEX_DaPlex, whole genome shotgun sequence, one DNA window encodes the following:
- the LOC116771426 gene encoding transcription factor ATOH8 encodes MSANTFITSEDVIPDCKDRILERDAGFVSGGDDDDSCSGPAHSDDSGVRLVESDLRKRQHTPTRLQPPKKRIRLSSREDLTSPESEAPTSPFRPWSFTEEPQREPLSLVKKSETSLLRQRRRPLEPPPPPALKPIESRPGPPRVPPHPGVVDFPDKSKPREQRNYKNMTRERRIEANARERTRVHTISAAFDTLRRSVPSYSHNQKLSKLSVLRIACAYIAALSAATEPGAELAEVVEKVTHTIHTEGKLRKKKDDP; translated from the coding sequence ATCGTATATTGGAGAGGGACGCCGGATTCGTCTCCGGAGGCGATGATGACGACTCCTGCTCCGGCCCGGCGCATTCCGACGACTCGGGGGTCAGATTGGTGGAGTCCGACCTTAGGAAGAGACAACACACTCCGACTCGCCTCCAACCACCAAAGAAACGCATCAGACTAAGTTCGAGGGAAGACCTCACCAGCCCGGAAAGCGAAGCCCCCACCAGCCCCTTCAGACCGTGGTCCTTCACCGAGGAACCTCAAAGAGAACCTCTGTCTCTGGTCAAGAAGAGCGAAACCAGCCTATTAAGGCAGAGGCGGAGGCCGTTAGAACCGCCGCCCCCGCCCGCACTTAAACCGATCGAATCAAGGCCAGGACCACCTCGAGTGCCTCCACATCCCGGTGTGGTGGACTTCCCCGATAAATCAAAACCGAGAGAACAAAGGAATTACAAGAACATGACACGCGAGAGGCGGATAGAGGCCAACGCTAGGGAGCGGACGAGGGTTCACACGATAAGCGCTGCCTTCGATACACTGCGGCGATCCGTGCCCTCGTACAGCCACAACCAGAAGCTGTCCAAGCTATCGGTGCTGCGGATAGCGTGCGCGTACATCGCCGCTTTATCAGCGGCCACCGAGCCCGGGGCTGAACTGGCGGAGGTAGTGGAAAAGGTGACGCATACTATACACACTGAGGGTAAATTGAGAAAAAAGAAAGATGACCCTTGA